The Sorangiineae bacterium MSr11367 genome window below encodes:
- a CDS encoding MHS family MFS transporter, with protein sequence MSNVLISPDTTAAPRRAPDLRALRRVVGASFIGTAIEWYDYFIYGSAAALVFARQFFPQLSPVAGTLAAFATYSVGFLARPLGGVLMGHFGDRAGRKSMLVLSLMIMGLATAAIGLLPTYATAGIWAPILLVALRFIQGLAVGGEWGGAVLMAVEHAPPKRRGFYGSFPQMGVPGGLILANLVFLATSRGLGSERFDDWGWRLPFLASFVLVAVGLAIRLKVEESPDFAELREGAAAGTKARAPILEVLRTQWKTVLLAGGAFIGTNAIGYIFMAYVLSYATKQLGFSRDHILRLSLSATLVWLVTIPWAAALSDRHGRRRVVLVGSMGLMLWAAAFFPLIDTRATAGVLAALVVMAVALGLVYGPQAALFAELFAVRLRYSGVSLGYQIGAVLGGGIAPTVATALFAAGQGSWPITVYLTGVAALSLGCLAVLTRNDGQSR encoded by the coding sequence ATGAGCAACGTATTGATCTCGCCCGACACGACCGCTGCACCTCGAAGAGCACCGGATCTGCGCGCTTTGCGACGCGTCGTCGGCGCCAGTTTCATCGGTACCGCCATCGAGTGGTACGACTATTTCATTTACGGCTCGGCGGCGGCGCTGGTCTTCGCCCGCCAATTCTTTCCACAGCTGTCGCCGGTGGCGGGCACCCTCGCCGCCTTCGCCACATACTCCGTCGGCTTCCTTGCGCGCCCTCTCGGCGGTGTGCTCATGGGCCACTTCGGCGATCGGGCCGGGCGCAAGTCCATGCTGGTCCTATCTCTGATGATCATGGGCCTCGCCACCGCGGCCATCGGGCTGCTTCCCACCTACGCCACGGCAGGGATCTGGGCACCCATCCTGCTCGTCGCGCTGCGTTTCATCCAGGGCCTGGCCGTCGGCGGCGAATGGGGCGGTGCGGTGCTCATGGCCGTCGAACACGCACCACCCAAACGCCGCGGTTTCTACGGCAGCTTTCCCCAGATGGGCGTCCCTGGTGGCCTCATTCTCGCCAACCTCGTCTTCCTCGCCACCTCGCGTGGCCTCGGCTCCGAGCGTTTCGACGATTGGGGTTGGCGCCTCCCGTTCTTGGCGAGCTTCGTGCTGGTCGCGGTGGGGTTGGCGATCCGGCTCAAGGTCGAGGAGAGCCCGGATTTCGCCGAGCTGCGCGAGGGCGCGGCCGCGGGTACGAAGGCGCGCGCGCCGATCCTGGAGGTGTTGCGCACCCAGTGGAAGACGGTGCTGCTCGCCGGCGGCGCGTTCATCGGCACCAATGCCATCGGATACATTTTCATGGCATACGTCCTGTCGTACGCGACCAAACAACTCGGCTTCAGTCGGGACCACATCCTGCGATTGTCGTTGAGTGCCACCCTCGTCTGGTTGGTGACCATTCCCTGGGCGGCGGCTCTGTCGGACCGACACGGACGCAGGAGGGTGGTGCTCGTCGGCTCGATGGGTCTGATGCTCTGGGCCGCTGCCTTTTTTCCGCTCATCGACACGCGCGCGACGGCGGGCGTCCTGGCCGCGCTGGTGGTGATGGCGGTCGCTCTGGGCTTGGTCTACGGTCCGCAGGCCGCGCTATTCGCCGAGCTATTTGCCGTACGATTGCGCTATAGCGGCGTGTCCCTGGGCTACCAGATCGGCGCCGTCCTTGGCGGCGGTATTGCCCCGACTGTGGCCACCGCGCTCTTCGCCGCGGGACAAGGATCGTGGCCGATCACCGTCTACCTCACGGGGGTGGCGGCGCTGAGTCTGGGGTGCCTGGCCGTATTGACCCGAAATGATGGGCAGAGTCGCTGA
- the paaI gene encoding hydroxyphenylacetyl-CoA thioesterase PaaI, whose product MRETPADPQELAEAVAQAMYARDKASQALGMTIVDVAPGCAHVSMVVRSDMLNGHQTCHGGFIFALADSAFAFACNSDNQVTVAAGCTIDYLAPGREGDVLSAQAVVQSVSSRTGVYDVTVTNQSGQRIALFRGRAHRIRGEVLGERLDSAATT is encoded by the coding sequence ATGCGTGAAACGCCGGCCGATCCCCAAGAGCTCGCCGAGGCCGTGGCGCAGGCCATGTACGCGCGTGACAAGGCTTCGCAGGCGCTCGGCATGACCATCGTGGACGTGGCGCCAGGATGCGCGCACGTTTCCATGGTCGTGCGCAGCGATATGCTGAACGGCCACCAGACGTGCCATGGGGGATTCATTTTCGCGCTGGCCGACAGCGCGTTTGCTTTTGCCTGCAACAGCGATAACCAAGTCACCGTCGCCGCGGGGTGCACGATCGATTACCTCGCGCCGGGCCGCGAGGGCGACGTGCTGAGTGCGCAGGCAGTCGTACAATCGGTCTCGAGCCGCACGGGCGTGTACGACGTCACCGTTACCAATCAATCAGGGCAACGGATTGCGTTGTTTCGTGGCAGGGCGCATCGCATCAGGGGAGAAGTACTCGGCGAGCGTTTGGATTCAGCCGCAACGACTTGA
- the paaC gene encoding 3-hydroxyacyl-CoA dehydrogenase PaaC, with the protein MTALSSSSAVAVVGSGAMGAGIAQIAAAAGHPVMLYDAREDAPSKAIDHIRESFRKERDKGRMNASDADSAAARLTPVTSLEPMTCAQLVIEAIVEDLDAKRHLFTTLEAIVGGDCILASNTSSLSITALAAGLHKPERVVGMHFFNPAPRMALVEVVSGLATDVALAQTVYDTAAAWGKSPVYTKSTPGFIVNRVARPFYSEALRLLQEQVADAATLDAVMRECGGFRMGPFELMDLIGHDVNFAVTQSVFRGYFNDPRFTPSVIQRELVDAGWLGRKSGRGFYVYGDGAPLPPPATEGPAPVPKRVVARQTWSPADAIVARLSGSPVAIERRPRASDGAPLFEVDGTWIYLADGRSATRIANETEYPDVVVLDVALDFAEATRVALARADRCSTSAFQAAVGMFQAAQFAVSVLRDVPGMAVMRTVAMLANEAADAVNQGVCSADAVDIAMQKGVNYPRGPLAWADAIGAGRIRNVLHHLAAHYGEDRYRISPLISRLVWTGEGLHA; encoded by the coding sequence ATGACCGCGCTTTCGTCATCGTCCGCCGTGGCCGTCGTCGGCAGCGGCGCCATGGGGGCCGGTATCGCCCAAATTGCGGCAGCGGCGGGGCACCCCGTCATGCTGTACGATGCGCGCGAAGACGCCCCATCCAAGGCCATCGACCACATTCGCGAGTCCTTCAGGAAAGAACGCGACAAGGGGCGCATGAACGCCTCCGACGCGGATTCGGCAGCCGCGAGGTTGACGCCCGTCACCTCGCTCGAACCGATGACCTGCGCGCAGCTGGTCATTGAAGCCATCGTCGAGGACCTGGATGCGAAACGCCACCTCTTCACGACGTTGGAAGCCATCGTCGGCGGTGATTGCATCCTCGCGAGCAATACATCGTCCCTGTCGATCACGGCACTCGCGGCGGGCTTGCACAAGCCCGAGCGGGTGGTGGGCATGCACTTCTTCAACCCTGCGCCGCGGATGGCGCTGGTGGAAGTGGTGAGCGGTCTGGCGACGGACGTCGCGCTGGCGCAAACCGTCTACGACACCGCGGCGGCGTGGGGAAAATCGCCGGTATACACCAAGTCGACCCCGGGTTTCATCGTCAACCGGGTGGCGCGTCCGTTCTATTCCGAAGCGCTGCGACTCTTGCAGGAGCAGGTCGCCGACGCAGCGACCTTGGATGCCGTCATGCGCGAGTGCGGCGGTTTTCGCATGGGGCCCTTCGAATTGATGGACCTGATCGGGCACGACGTCAATTTCGCGGTCACGCAATCGGTCTTCCGAGGATATTTCAATGATCCGCGTTTTACCCCCTCGGTGATCCAACGGGAGTTGGTCGACGCCGGATGGCTCGGGCGAAAGTCGGGCCGAGGATTTTATGTCTACGGCGATGGTGCCCCGTTGCCCCCGCCGGCAACGGAAGGGCCCGCGCCGGTGCCGAAACGCGTCGTGGCTCGCCAGACATGGTCACCTGCGGATGCCATCGTGGCGCGACTGAGCGGGTCGCCGGTCGCGATCGAACGTCGTCCTCGCGCCTCGGACGGTGCGCCCCTGTTCGAGGTGGACGGCACATGGATCTATCTCGCCGATGGGCGCTCCGCGACTCGGATTGCCAACGAGACGGAGTATCCGGACGTCGTCGTCTTGGATGTTGCACTGGATTTCGCGGAGGCCACGCGGGTCGCGCTGGCGCGCGCCGATCGATGCTCGACGTCGGCTTTCCAGGCGGCGGTGGGGATGTTCCAGGCCGCGCAGTTCGCCGTATCGGTACTCCGGGACGTGCCGGGCATGGCGGTCATGCGCACGGTCGCCATGCTCGCAAATGAAGCGGCGGATGCCGTGAACCAAGGCGTGTGCAGCGCCGACGCGGTGGACATCGCGATGCAAAAGGGGGTCAACTATCCACGCGGCCCGCTCGCCTGGGCGGATGCCATCGGCGCGGGGCGCATTCGCAATGTCCTGCATCATCTCGCCGCGCACTATGGCGAAGATCGATATCGCATCTCGCCGCTGATCTCGCGCCTCGTTTGGACCGGAGAAGGACTCCATGCGTGA